The genomic window AGTGGCTTCTCCGGCTACTCTGCCACTCCCCGTGTCAAGTGCGCGGCGCGTGGTGCGGAGGCGGATTCGCAGGCATTGTATATCTATATCTTTATATCGACGGCGTGACGaccaacgcggcgtatgattAATTCGTCTCTGGTGGAGCAACTAAGTCGCTGCTTTCACTGTTCTCGCCTCCTCGCTGGCACCTGATAATGATTTATGGTCCTCGTCTCCAACTGGAAGCCTTTAGTCCAAACGCTGCAAGAGGGGCAAAAAGAATGGGGTCAGCagttgaaataaatgaaaaaatgaaaatctagtataaaaatatgtacattcaATGCGAGCATAAATGCGCACGGATTTTTCTGCGAAAGTCCGACAAAAGCCTAAAGATTCACGGTGCTCTCATCTTATGTTTAAGTGCCCGATTGAGCAACAATACGATTTTCAAGGGGAATTAAGTTCCCGAGAACTGAACTCCTTAAAGATGTGAGGAACAGCATTTTTACTGGCCTGTGGGGCATCACATCGTGTTGCTTAAATCAATTATTGTAGGTCAATTAATTAGTATTCAAAACCAgttaattttatacaaatgtTAGAATATTACTAAATGTATTTCTTTACTATTGTCATGATATAAGTAATATAGTGaccatttaaattgttaatcCATTTTCTAAGGTTTTCTTAAGACCGATACGATTAGGTTCGCTTTCTGAATGGATCACCTAGTGtgacaaatatatgtatgttgaCCAACTGATCGTGATTCAAGTTCAACGTTTGATAGGCGATATAAACAGCAAACCTGAGTAAACATGGAGCAACGTGCTTTACTTGCCGagattttcatttctaaaACGCGATTGTCTGGATTGTCTGGGCTGCGACTTTGGGTAGACAACGAAATTGTCCCTTATCAGAAATCAAATTCGGATCACGATTACTGTGAGTACACAGATCATTATAGTTAAATTGTAGCGTGTGGGGCGATAGCGATTCTCAGGCGAAAAGTGGCTGCCTATCTTTATAATATAATTGGCAGAAAATGGTTTTATTCGTTCTGATGCGATAAGCAAATGTCTAGGCCCACGTATCGAGAGATTGCGGATATGGGGAGTTGTAAACGAAACGATGAATTAGGCTAACAACTTTACATGAACTTATTTTTGCCAGATAAATCCCACTTCGCAGTGCGTATTCGTTAATCTCGATCCAAACTAGTTCAGCACCATCGGCTGCGCCCTGTGGCATGCAACACTTTTCAAATGCACTCGCGGTTGGAGCAGCACTTTCACTTTGTAGAGCACATCGTGCTCGAAACATGAAGTCCACATCTTGCTTAGTCCGTATTTACACAACAATGGCCGAAAACAAAGGAACGCGTGAGCCGTGAGCCGCGAGACACCCGCCAACGTCTCCTTGGAGTCCACTCGTCCCGTCCCGCACTTGTACTCAAGTCAATTCGGGCTGGGATTGAAGAACAACAGACCCGCAGCTCGTCGGAAGAGCGACTAAACCTAAACCCACTTACGCCTCTGCCGGCGGCGCGGAACAGAGCACGGAGCACAGAGCACAGAGCTATCGCATGCCTTAATCTAATAAATTCCTTATCAAAGAGCGTCGGGAATATAGTATTTGCTATATCTGGCATTTGTGCAGCCACAAATACACGGACGGTTACTTGTGGAGTCGGTTTGTAATGACACACGCGTCGTCGGCGTCTGTCAACATGCCAACCTTTTGTGACGCGCTCTCTTTGGTTCTTTTGGCAGTGGTCAGTGGTCAGTGTTGGACACGGAGCCTGGCATCTACAGGGGCATATTTGCCTCTGTAGCGCTGGTATACAAATCATGTGATTGTGGGTAATTGCTGTTCTAGTTACAACAACAATGCCGCAGTCTACAAATTCAGACAAAGAAATCCAGCCGAAACTTGTATCTGTTGAGCGGAACTTCGACTAATACTGTCAAATATGGAAGCAATACATGAACGTTtaatatataacaaaaataaatattaactgATTCTCAAAAATGATATCTACATCTCACAGTCCAGCAGATTAATTCTTTctaatacacattttttaagaaaaatgGTAACAACTATGAATGGTAACAACTACTCCTGCATAATGTTGCATACTCGACAGCTCGAAATATTTATGATCTGGAACATActgatttttcattttatcaTTTGCTGCACATAACTGAGGAATAAGCAGTAATTTTGGGCACATGTTAACTCAAATTGCCTATTATAATTACGGCGATAAGACAAAATAACTTCTTGGGTTGTTCTTTGAGTTGGTTAAACATGAGGAAATTTCATTGTACGTTCTACAAGTTGGCGATAAGTTTTATAGCACCCATTTGATGCTGACCTAGGCCATCGAAATTGCGTTATTGGTCTGATTACTGTGTTTATGGAGTGCTTTATAAGTGAACCTggaaaaaccaaaatgtaTAGACGGATTTGGGCCTAAAAAAAGATTTGGGTCTAAATGGATAACATTtcctgttttttgttttgattatgCAGAGAAGGTGCCTTGAGGTGATCAGGAGGTATTAATACAATGTAGTTTGACTGCCAGCTATTAGAAATTGAGGCAAGGACAAGCTGGTCACCTTGAACCGAATTGAGTTTGCTTTTCACAATCGTTTTCTGTATTGCCCGTTAAAAGTGTCAGTCCTAGGAGAGTATGCAGCCCCTACCAACAACCATTGTCCTTTGAACCGTATAACCCACTATGTGACGCTTAAAGGAATATTCCCTGAGATCTTGCTATCGCCTTCGGAAAGTGCTAAACTGAAGTATATTTTAAGGCCaagaaagcaaacaaaccaCGAGCTCAAATTGTTCTTTGtatgaaataaatgttattcGAATTAAGTTGATTCCGTTTTAAAGACAACTCTCttcattacatttttgttttcaaatatttaaatgtttttacaTTTCTAGTAAACCATAATCTTGGAAGTGGTTTATAAGTGAGTTTATTGGGCATTGCAACAATAATGACGTCACATTTTCATTAAGGATATCTATATAATCTATGTCTGATTTTACTTTCTGTTttataaaaaggaaattaaaagaaCCCCTTTTCTTAGTGAAGCGTTtctttaatgttttgaatCTGGCCTTCATTTTTCTTAAGTTAGCCTGAGTTACTGCTACCATACCGTTATAAATTATACCAAACCCAGAGAAAAATGCGAACTACCACTTGAGCAAAACCACTTTTGATTGGGCTGATGCCGCACCCAGAAAGCTCGACACGAAAGCCACCGCAAAAAGTCACAAAGGAGGTCGCTGGTTGCATTTAACAAACATAAAGTGCACACACGGCTTACACAGACAGGTGTCGCTGTGcgcaggcacacacacacatagcacATGGGGCACAacaaatagcaacaacaaagtgcATCAGCAGCAATGTCATCTCttaaaaaatgtcaaaaatggGGCCTGCACTTTCAAACTGGTAGGCAAACACACAAGCAGGTGTATAGAGTTCGCTTTTAAAGGATCATTATGATTTTGGCCATCAACTTGACTAACCTTCCGGTCGCACAAACGCTTGGAAAATGTCCTGTATTGATTACATTCACATAAACTTTATAGTCATAACATAGGAAGAAGGCTCTCTAACTTTCAATCTagggcataaataaataaaaactggGACAGTTGTGAAACTCAATTTCCCTGTGTGATTAAGGGTACtttaaaaatggcaaaaaaaaacagaacaaagccttttgttttggcacTCTTTTcactgcctttttttttgctttgcagCCTTTTAAAAAGGGCAACTTGGCAAAAGGCGGACATTTGGCTATGCGTGCAAACAACTTCAAGGCTGCGGTGACTTTGATTTTCTTAATTCTGCTCTTGACACGTGCTTTCAGAACGGAGCCGAAAAGgttaaatgcgaaatgcaatttgcaaataaaaatgtaaattagaATAAAACAATAACTACTAAGATCTAGCGCTAAGAGGAATGATTTCGCATTTAAATAGGCAGAGCGATCGAAATGAATGCTATGAATTATTTATACCGGAATCACAATCAATAAATCATACTATCTTCACTGTTCAATAATTAAGCAACTATTATTCATAATAGATTGAACCTTAGTTTGAAACTGTTTAGATTGAGAAATAatgtcatttttaaaaattccagATAAGGTTGGATAATGGATACGCCACTGCTGCACAGTGCGGAAAAATGGGTGACAAGGTCGTTTGACGACGGAAAATGATGTAACTGCGAAATGTTTTCTTTGCGCCAAATTCGCAAAACTCAAATTTATCAGCGCGACACGCAGTCTGCTACTTGTCCGGAGGATGTTTACTGTGCTAGcatacactgaaaacaaaaaaaataaatttctatcgatttgcagaaacACTTTTGGTTGAATTCACTTTggctgtcagtgttgaagtctcTACTTCGCACttttactagctgagtaatgggtatcagacagtcggggaactcgactatagcgtttttaTTTCACTCTACAGGTACAGGTCAACACAGAGATAAACTTGCTTTGTGTCTAAAGTGCAATTCATTCTGGATTTTGTACGAAGACGTTAAAGCCGCGAATACTCATCATTCTTGATAGGTTTCCTGAATAACATTTGGGATTTTGGGTCATTAATGACCCATGTGATGATCACGCGACAGCTAGGAGGGAGTGGACTTTAGCTGCTGAAACTGCTCCACTTACGCGCAATGTATCTGGTGGCGATAAACTCGTTCCTTTGTCAACTGTGTTCACTGGGTATCTTGGACCCGAGTCCAATAAACAAATCGGCAAAGAGCAACCAAAACAATCAATTCAGCGCAACTCTGTAACGAAATCATTGGTTGGCTTCAAAGTTTCTGCACTCGACAGTTGTTGTTCTTCTCGAGTTTCAAATTGAACTGACTGAACAGCGATTTCCCTGCCCTTCCCAGCTGCCTCTGTCTTCCTCACTCACATCTCCCGTCTCGCTCTGGCCACTGGATGTGCATCGGGAGTTTTCAAATTTCCAAGTGCCCAACTCGCTTGCCACCACTAAACATTTGTGTTCTTTTGACGCAATGGAAATTTACCAGCGACATTATTAGTGCCGTCGCATGTCTTcggttttttgtgtttcatCCGGCGCATTTTATGCTTCAGGATTCAGGTACTCTACCCTCAAGAATTAGGAAAACTGAAGGGGAAGCTGGCAAGTCGCAGTTGGTATACGCTTTCTGCTTTCTGGCTGCTATAAAATACTCCTAGTAATTTAAACTCGTGcaatttgcttaatttattcATGGTTTAGAGTGCCTGCAATGAATTAAGGAGGTGGATTGTTCGCGTGCCCGAAGTGAAGTCCTTACAGGATTAGCCGCAGAAGATGAATGCAATACTTGCATGCTGACCTTATCCGTAGGCTACGTGTTGGGTAAGTATTCATCAAAAGcgatttatataaatatattcatcaAATGCGACTTTGTTGCTCAGCAAATTCCCATCTTATACACTTAAATGTCAAACACTTAAAAAAACACAGCGGCCCATGAAATGTTTGCATTCGACCCACGTAGTGCGTTCTACGCGTAGATAAGATAAgctcaaataaaaaaaagaaaaattaattagcaaCTATTTTATTCGTTTACGAGACTGTGCATTAGAAGTGTTTCTCTATGATGGTAAATATAAAAGATCAAAGATCTGCAAGCATGCATGGGAAAATGTGGATGCTTTGCTTAATTCGGCGGCCAATTTGGATGATAATTAAGCCATTGGTAATTCATGTAATTACAGGGCAACTAATGAAGCGTCTTTAGAGCAATTAGCATCGTTAACACAGTTGCGTTACAAATCACTCAGGCGACACTCGAATTGTAGAACCGGTTCTGGCAATCAGCTGTTGGACTCCTCTCCATCCACTGCTGACACACATTTTGCGGCAAAACAGATAAGCAGCgaggtaaaaataataatactcgTAATGAATGCAAAGGTCTTACCGGTTTTGTCAGCTGATACATACAGATGTTTTCGGGATTCCCCTCTCCCCGCTACCCTGCACTGCCGACTTGAGTCAAACCGCCTTTGCCGATTGAGGGTCAATGGCTTCTGAGCCAAGTAGCCAAGTAATCTATACACATTTCGCTTCGGATTGCGTACAAATCAAGAAGCCACGAGCTCAAGGACGCCAGCCAAGAGAATGGTTTTCGATTACAGTAAATCACACTTGCACAACTCTGAATGAACCACAAATCGAAGACAAAAAAgcgtatacatatatttaagtaTATAGTCAGGCACATGTGCTAGCTCTTAATTAAATAAGATGGTTAGATAGTAGAAGAGAACCTATAggtttttaacatttattattttgactgGGTCAAACATGTTTGCATAAAGCTTATCCTTAATATTTTTGAGCTTGCAATTGCCTATTAATCTTTTACTCACAAACTTTACAGCTAGTAAAGTCGTTTTTCGAACTTCTCGAGGTTTCGGGTTCGGAGTTGGCTTGGATGGTGCCGAAGTCAAAGGCAGTAAAGGCCAAATGACTGGAGCAGAAAACGGCGGAATGCCCTAAACTGGGCTGCACTCACTGAGGTCTACCAGCACCAGCATCCTCCCGCATTCGTCCTTCAGAGTCACCACCCTCACCCACGCCCAACCTTCGGGTTGTGTACATAAATGGAGCAAGTGGGGAGGGTGTGGCGGCGAGATATGTCAGAGCCCCAACttttagatttattttcaGAGTGCTTGGGATTGAATTGTGTGGTAACAGCCATTATCCTATTGCGGTAATAACTGTTGGGCTTTCTAACTCCCCATGAATACCTGCAATGGTTAGGGCCGTTGAATACCCTACTGGCAAATCAAATATGAAGATGGTAGGCCAGTAAATATAGCACTCTACACCCGCTTTCTTTGTCTTATCTCTGTTGAGTCACTACACTTGGTACTGCAACCACTTTCGATTGgaacaaaacaataaacgtGTTATTAAATCGCGTCTGCCTTTTCAACGTTCATGGAAAACGTAAATCGTGCCAAAACGAGTCCAAACTATCGACCTATAAATAGCCAACTCTCATTCATAGAATCAAAAGGTCGTGGACACGaggcaacgaaaataaatcaaaaattgttAACTCAACACAGAAAACAACATTTGTCATAAATTTAGACTTTTCAGTGCGAATTACgtattacatatttatatgcatacatacacacacacatatttgtatataaataccGTTCACGAAATGCAAACAGGGTCAACGTAAACCCCAAAATATTAAGCAAACTGTTTAATCGGTTCTCACCTGCTGAGTTGATGAATTCGTGACTTCTGTGCTAAATTGCAACCAATGCTGTGTGTTGGTCCTGTGTCATTGCATTATTTTACATTATATCTTACATTAAagtgattgttgttgttgggcaGACGAGTATAACAAAAACCCAATAAGCTTGCTCTCTCTTTCGTTTCTTTTGCGTATGTCTCTTCGTCGAATTTGTTAGCTGTTGTTTTATGAATTTCTGCCGCCCGACTGTTTCGACCCTTGCACAGTGGGATGGATTCGCTGCAGCACACGTCCGAATCAGCTggcttatatatgtataaatatgcACGTTTTCGATTCGTTGCGGCCGACTCTCGAGATTGCCAACCTGCCAAGCACTCTTGTTAAGCGATATTACGCACACTTCAGGTTTCCGTGGAAAGTTGTTAACTATCGGCTGCGCCCTGCGTCACTCCCACTGTAAGGGAGTTTCGATTTTCTGCGGTGACAACACCGCTAGGCGGCACAAGTTCACCAGAAAATGTGGGGCGACCGGAGGTTGTATAAACAAAAGCACAGTGCACCCGAGTGCGGAAATTGCGTCCGTAAGTTCTCGAAATGCACGCTGGAATCGGGGCTGAACACTCGATTTATCCAATCGCAGGATATCAATTGATTACTTAACACGCTTTGTCGGGAGAAAAATAGGCTATCTCTTCTGCCACGGCCCTCAAAAATATAGAAATGTCGGAAAAGCTCTCGCACAAGCACCGCTCGACCGTTCGCACTCCAATTGGAACAGCATCTGACCGTTGCCGTAACAGCGGCTGTTAACGCAGCCCGTCGAGGGTTGAAATTTCGATAGCATGTATCGGAATATAGGCAAAAgtgtttttccaaaaaacaTTGTTACAGTGATATACAACATAATTTGCCATTAaattgcgattatttaataaagttaaataattcaaattttaatgCGATATGAAGAAATGCATGGGTAATGTTCATTGTATACTGTTAACGTATAACACTGTTACGTTAGCCCACAGATGTTCAAATTATCTTGTCTGTTAAAACATATTCACCGCCAACTTTATCGATAATGTTGCGCTTGAAGCTAACATTTTCGACTAAACAAGTTGAAAAGTATCCTTTGTTGGGCAgtgtaaaatgaaaatatattttgaacaGGTGATTAAGATATATGAATTGAAGCTCTTCTACGTAATTTATAATAagttattgaaataaaaagatTTCCTACAATTAAggattattttattttgtattttcctttttataaaCTTTTGCTGTTATATAGAGGAAACTGTATAATACTGGAGTGGCGTCAAACATCCTAGGAACAGGTAAGGCTGCCATCGCTCTCAGCTTCCtcagctgaaaaaaaaagaatccTAATAGTCGATCCCATCAAGGATGTCAAGCAGTTATCACTTACAAAGAATTTGCAGGCCAAACATCAGCGCGAATCCCGCCACGGCGGCCACAAGGGCTCTCCACCCGGCGTGGCTCTCGGTGAGGATCTCGAAGAAGACCACATACAGTAAGGTTCCGCAGGCGATGCCCTGGAGCACTCCGGATGGCAGACTGGGCTGACCCGCTGCCACATGCTGGCTGATGCCCAGGCCAATTCCGATACCAATGGGTGTCACAATGGAGAAGGTTATCAGGTACAAGATGGCCAGCGAACTGCGTGTACGTGCGACCAGAAGCTCCATGCCTACACAAAAGGCCAGCACCAACTTGTGGGCGGAGACCGCTCCAAACATAACCCACACAGTGCTCACAGTGCCCTCCAGACCAATGGCCATGCCCTCGAAAAGTTCGTGAAGCGACAGGGCCAGGATAATGCCCAGGCCCCTGGCAGAGGATCCTTCGTCCGATGGCACGGGTAGGTGCGAGTGGCCGTGGTGATCCTTGGGCTGCTGGGGCGACATATTCCTAACTTCCACTTCTTCCTTCGCCTTCGGATTGAGGAGTACACTGTGCCGAATGCTGCGTCCTCTTTCGAACGCCAGACTAGCCACTGACTCCTTTCGACTAAGCTTTCGCTGGTGGTGCCGCACGAGGCTGGTCATCACCTCGTCCAAAGCATACATCAAGAAAAAGCCCGTGCAAAGCAGCATTTCCGCCAGGGCGAATGGCGTCTGGGCAAGCGACCCGCATTCCTGGAGCGCTTCCACTACCTCGATTACCTCGGGCAGTATGTGCAGAAAAGTGGTGCAGATGAGCACACCGCCGCCGAAGAAGAGTAGGCATCGCACAACCAACGACGACCGGGTCTCCTCCGGACTCACTTTCGTCCACTGGAAGCACCTGTTCAGGACGTAGGGAAGACTGCCGCAAAGCACGGTTATGATCACGAGCACCACCATGGCAACTATCTTGGCCACCAGAAGCGCCTGACGATCCACGTCTTGCGTTTGATCCTGTAGTACTGGTGCGGTAGCGCTCATCATTACGTCCCGAGTTGATAGCTTCGACTGGTCTGGTTGGAATTCACAAGCAGACTGATGGTTTATATGTATTCCTAGTCATATATCAGCGAGAGGCGATTGAAATCTGATCGCTGATTGATACGCGGATTCACGGGCAGACAGCAGGCAAGCCTCGCAGCCCAGTATTGTTATCTAATTCGCCGTTCCCTGGACAGGTGGCTCTCATCGGACGCACCGATAACCGAAACATGGTCAGGGGTTCTTTGGGAATTTTATGATTGAGGGCAGTTTTATTGTGTGCAGGAACATCGGAAGTATTTCTCGATTATAATTAACTAGTTTCTAGTAGAGT from Drosophila yakuba strain Tai18E2 chromosome 2L, Prin_Dyak_Tai18E2_2.1, whole genome shotgun sequence includes these protein-coding regions:
- the LOC120320866 gene encoding LOW QUALITY PROTEIN: uncharacterized protein LOC120320866 (The sequence of the model RefSeq protein was modified relative to this genomic sequence to represent the inferred CDS: deleted 1 base in 1 codon; substituted 1 base at 1 genomic stop codon), which produces NAIVWIVWAATLGRQRNCPLSEIKFGSRLLSKYLXSGTTDFSFYHLLHITEE
- the LOC6528314 gene encoding zinc transporter ZIP2, with translation MMSATAPVLQDQTQDVDRQALLVAKIVAMVVLVIITVLCGSLPYVLNRCFQWTKVSPEETRSSLVVRCLLFFGGGVLICTTFLHILPEVIEVVEALQECGSLAQTPFALAEMLLCTGFFLMYALDEVMTSLVRHHQRKLSRKESVASLAFERGRSIRHSVLLNPKAKEEVEVRNMSPQQPKDHHGHSHLPVPSDEGSSARGLGIILALSLHELFEGMAIGLEGTVSTVWVMFGAVSAHKLVLAFCVGMELLVARTRSSLAILYLITFSIVTPIGIGIGLGISQHVAAGQPSLPSGVLQGIACGTLLYVVFFEILTESHAGWRALVAAVAGFALMFGLQILSEEAESDGSLTCS